In the Chromobacterium sp. ATCC 53434 genome, CGCGGACCCTGCCGCCAGTCTCCGGGCGGATCGCGTAATCGCGGCCGTTCAGCATCACGCAGCCGGAGACGACGGGCGCGGCGGTGTCCAGGCCCGCGGCCGCCAGGCAGGCGCGCGCATCGGGCAGGCCGGGCAGCGTGCCGCGCCAGACCACGCAGCCGGGGCCGGCCGGCTCCACCGATACCGTCCTCAGCGTCAGCGCCAGATCGCCGGCCAGGCTCAGCGTCAGCGGCGGCGCCTCTGCGCCGGGGGAGGGAAGCAAGGCCGCGCGCAAGGCCTCCACATCCAGATCGCAGATCCGGGGTTCGCCGCTGGCGCCGCCGGCGTGCAAGAAAACCGGCCTGTCCATCGATGAAGCCATATGTCGTCCTTTGTCGAAGTGTCGTGTGAGCGAGCACGATGCGTGCGGAGCGATGGCGTAAGCCGTCCGGCCGCGCAAAATCAGACGGCTCTGTTTCGCTCGCTGACAAATCCGGGGCTTGTCTTTCGCTTGGCCGGCGATTATCATCACAAAACTTTCGAAACGAAACTTGTTATGACGAAACGAAACACTCAGCAGCGCCGCCATGCGATTGCCGCGCTGGTGCAGGAGAGGGGCGAGGTTAGCGTCGACGAGCTGACCCAGCGTTTCGCCACCTCGGAAGTGACGATACGCAAGGACCTGGCGCTGCTGGAAACCGGCGGCCTGCTGCTGCGCCGTTACGGCGGCGCGGTGTCGCTGCCCAGCGAGATGGTGGCGGAGCCGGACCTTGCCCAGGTTTCGAAGCGGAAGCAGGCGATCGCCCGCGCGGCGGCCGAGCGCATCCGCGACCACAACCGCGTGATCATAGACAGCGGCACCACCACCAGCGCGATGATCCCGCTGCTCGGCAACAAGCGCGGCCTGGTGGTGATGACCAACTCGCTGAATGTGGCCGGGCAGCTGCGCGAACTGGAGAACGAACCTATCCTGCTGATGACCGGCGGCACCTGGGACCCGCATTCGGAGTCCTTCCAGGGCCAGGTGGCCGAGCAGGTGCTGCGTTCCTACGATTTCGACCAGCTGTTCATCGGCGCCGACGGCATAGATCTGGCCCGCGGCACGACCACCTTCAACGAGCTGGTGGGCCTGTCCCGCGTGATGGCGGAGGTGGCGCGCGAGGTGATCGTGATGGTGGAGTCCGACAAGATAGGCCGCCGCATCCCCAATCTCGAGTTGCCGTGGGAGCGGGTGCATACGCTGGTGACCGACGAGGCCTTGAGCCCGGAGGCCGCCGACCAGATTCAACAGAAGGGCGTGACGCTGATTTGCGCGCCCCTGATTCAAGACAGTGCAAGGAGAAAGTAATGTGCGGTATCGTTGGCGCCATCGCGGCGCGTGATGTGGTTCCGGTCCTGGTGGAAGGCCTGAAGCGGCTGGAATACCGCGGCTACGATTCGGCCGGCGTGGCCGTGCTGGCCGGCGACGAAATCCGCCGCGTGCGCCGGGTCGGCCGCGTGGCCGAGATGGAGGGCGCCGCGGCGGAGGAAAACCTGCACGGCCAGCTTGGCATCGGCCACACCCGCTGGGCCACCCACGGCGGCGTGACCGAGTACAACGCGCACCCGCACGTTTCCTTCGGCAAGATCGCCGTCGTGCACAACGGCATCATCGAAAACCACGAGGAGCAGCGCCTGCGCCTGAAGGGCCTGGGTTACGCCTTCGAATCGCAGACGGACACCGAGGTGATCGCCCACCTGGTGCACCACTACTACCA is a window encoding:
- a CDS encoding DeoR/GlpR family DNA-binding transcription regulator, which encodes MTKRNTQQRRHAIAALVQERGEVSVDELTQRFATSEVTIRKDLALLETGGLLLRRYGGAVSLPSEMVAEPDLAQVSKRKQAIARAAAERIRDHNRVIIDSGTTTSAMIPLLGNKRGLVVMTNSLNVAGQLRELENEPILLMTGGTWDPHSESFQGQVAEQVLRSYDFDQLFIGADGIDLARGTTTFNELVGLSRVMAEVAREVIVMVESDKIGRRIPNLELPWERVHTLVTDEALSPEAADQIQQKGVTLICAPLIQDSARRK